A part of Myxococcus landrumus genomic DNA contains:
- a CDS encoding YciI family protein, whose protein sequence is MRFMVLVKATKDSEAGTMPEQSLLEAMGKYNEELVKAGVLLAGEGLHPSSKGARVRFNGSTRTVIDGPFAETKELIAGFWLFQVKSLEEAIEWVKRCPNPMLVESEIEIRRVFDPEDFGAALTPELQAQEESLRQQVAKN, encoded by the coding sequence ATGCGATTCATGGTGCTGGTGAAGGCGACGAAGGATTCGGAAGCGGGAACGATGCCGGAGCAGTCCCTGCTGGAGGCGATGGGGAAGTACAACGAGGAGCTGGTGAAGGCCGGCGTGCTGCTCGCGGGTGAGGGCCTCCACCCCAGCTCGAAGGGCGCGCGGGTTCGCTTCAACGGCTCCACGCGGACCGTGATTGACGGCCCCTTCGCGGAGACCAAGGAGCTGATCGCCGGCTTCTGGCTGTTCCAGGTGAAGTCGCTGGAAGAGGCCATCGAGTGGGTGAAGCGCTGCCCGAACCCGATGCTGGTCGAGTCGGAGATTGAGATTCGCCGCGTGTTCGACCCCGAGGACTTCGGCGCCGCGCTCACGCCCGAGCTCCAGGCGCAGGAAGAGAGCCTGCGCCAGCAGGTCGCGAAGAACTGA
- a CDS encoding chitinase translates to MQLPGPLHRAGLTTLVVLMTLLAFLMPERVLAADRGAWAPNVQYATGDIVSHGGKGYDCRQPHTSLVGWEPPNVPALWTARTGNPPADTEAPSTPTGLASLGVSSDSVTLSWNASTDNVRVTGYEVFVNGGATAAASTDTTSASVGGLTPATAYTFTVKARDAAGNRSPASGALSATTTDGPRPTGKKIIVGYWHNFDNGSGNIRLRDISTKYNVIQVAFAEPVGGPGSGNMGFVPYNSTVDEFKADVAFLKGQGRKVLISIGGANGTVHLEDATARQTFVNSMQSLISTYGFDGFDLDLEGSSLSLNGTDTDFRNPTTPRIVNLIQATRQLLNQNGAGFVLTMAPETAYVQGGMAAYGGPWGAYLPVIHALRDRLTYLHVQHYNTGTVTALDGRAYAQGTADFHVAMAEMLLRGFPVGGNAANTFPALRPDQVLIGLPASPQAAGGGYTSPSTVHRALDYLIKGQSFGGSYVLRNPSGYPGFKGLMTWSINWDRFTNFEFSNSHRAYLDTYP, encoded by the coding sequence ATGCAGCTTCCAGGACCTCTCCACCGGGCGGGACTCACCACCCTGGTGGTCCTCATGACCCTGCTCGCCTTCCTGATGCCCGAGCGGGTCCTCGCGGCGGACCGGGGTGCGTGGGCGCCCAATGTCCAGTACGCCACGGGTGACATCGTCTCCCATGGGGGCAAGGGCTATGACTGCCGGCAGCCGCATACCTCGCTCGTCGGGTGGGAGCCGCCCAACGTCCCGGCGCTCTGGACGGCGCGGACCGGCAATCCCCCCGCCGACACGGAAGCCCCCTCCACGCCCACGGGCCTGGCGTCCCTGGGGGTGAGCAGCGACAGCGTGACGCTGTCCTGGAATGCGTCCACGGACAACGTGCGCGTCACCGGCTACGAGGTGTTCGTCAACGGAGGCGCGACGGCGGCCGCGTCCACCGACACCACCAGCGCCAGCGTGGGAGGACTGACGCCCGCGACCGCGTACACCTTCACCGTGAAGGCCCGGGACGCCGCGGGCAACCGCTCACCGGCGAGCGGCGCCCTCTCCGCGACCACCACGGATGGGCCCCGGCCCACGGGGAAGAAAATCATCGTGGGCTACTGGCACAACTTCGACAACGGCTCGGGCAACATCCGGCTGCGCGACATCTCCACCAAGTACAACGTCATCCAGGTGGCCTTCGCGGAGCCGGTGGGCGGCCCGGGCTCCGGCAACATGGGCTTCGTGCCGTACAACTCGACGGTCGACGAGTTCAAGGCGGACGTCGCCTTCTTGAAGGGCCAGGGCCGCAAGGTGCTCATCTCCATTGGCGGCGCCAACGGCACGGTGCACCTGGAGGACGCCACCGCGCGACAGACCTTCGTCAACTCGATGCAGTCCCTCATCAGCACCTACGGCTTCGACGGGTTCGACCTGGACCTGGAAGGCAGCTCGCTGTCGCTCAACGGCACCGACACCGACTTCCGCAATCCCACCACGCCGCGCATCGTCAACCTCATCCAGGCCACCCGCCAACTGCTCAACCAGAATGGCGCCGGCTTCGTCCTCACCATGGCCCCCGAGACGGCGTACGTCCAAGGTGGCATGGCCGCGTACGGCGGCCCCTGGGGCGCATACCTGCCGGTCATCCACGCCCTGCGAGACAGGCTGACCTACCTGCACGTGCAGCACTACAACACCGGCACCGTCACCGCGCTGGACGGCCGCGCGTACGCCCAGGGCACGGCGGACTTCCACGTGGCCATGGCGGAGATGCTGCTGCGCGGCTTCCCCGTCGGAGGCAACGCCGCCAACACGTTCCCCGCGCTGCGCCCGGACCAGGTGTTGATTGGCCTGCCCGCCTCGCCCCAGGCGGCGGGTGGTGGGTACACGAGCCCGTCCACCGTCCACCGGGCGCTCGACTATCTCATCAAGGGCCAGTCCTTCGGCGGCAGCTACGTGCTGCGCAACCCCTCGGGCTACCCCGGCTTCAAGGGGCTGATGACCTGGTCCATCAACTGGGACCGGTTCACCAACTTCGAGTTCTCCAACAGCCACCGGGCGTACCTGGACACCTACCCGTAG